The Thermotoga caldifontis AZM44c09 genomic interval TCAAGATTTGCTCGAAGTGGTTTCCAAACGACATGAAAGGACAGAAGTGATCATCACTGGAAGGTACGCACCTGAAGAGTTGATCAATGTGGCGGATTTGGTAACCGAAATGGTTGAGATAAAACATTATTATTCCAAGGGAGTCCAAGCGAGGAAAGGTATCGAGTACTGAACTGTTCGTTAAAGATAATTTCAAAGCGTTGTTGTATTATCCGTTGCTTTGGGTAGTATAATGTGTTTCGCGAGTGTTCTTCGCTCAATTGACAGAACAGGTTTTTTGTAATAAAATGACGAGTCGGTGTGTCGTTGAAGGGAGGTTTTCGATGCCGACTATAAATCAGTTGATCCGATTCGGCCGCGAGAGGAAGGTAGAAAAGTCAAAAGCACCAGCTTTGATGGGTAACCCGCAGAAACGCGGTGTCTGTATACGTGTTACCACGATGACGCCGAAGAAACCCAACTCTGCTCTGAGAAAGATCGCGAGGGTGAGACTGTCCAACGGCGTTGAGGTAACGGCGTACATACCAGGCATCGGTCACAACTTGCAGGAGCACTCCGTCGTTCTCGTGAGAGGCGGAAGGGTTAAAGACCTTCCTGGAATAAGGTACAAGATCATAAGGGGCGCCTTAGACGCGGCAGGTGTTGAAAACAGAAGACAATCCAGAAGTAAGTACGGTGCTAAAAGGCCCAAGAAGTGACGGTTGGAGGTTGGTAACGTGAGAAGAAGACGAGCAGAAGTCAGAAAGATTCCGCCAGATCCTGTTTACAACGATGTGTTGGTCGCAAAACTGATCAACAAGATCATGTGGGATGGTAAGAAGACCGTCGCCCAGAAGATCGTGTACAAGGCCTTCGATTACATAAGGGAAAAAACGGGTAAGGATCCACTTGAAGTCTTTCAAAAGGCTGTCGACAACGTCAGACCAGTGCTTGAGGTTCGCCCCAGACGCGTCGGAGGTGCGACCTACCAGGTTCCAATCGAGGTTCAGGAGCCAAGGAGGACGTCTCTGGCTCTGCGCTGGATAGTCGCTGCAGCACGTGCAAAGAAGGGAAGACCGATGTACATCAAGCTTGCTGAGGAATTGATAGCTTCATACCAAGGGACAGGAGCCGCTGTCAAGAAGAAGGAAGATGTGCACAAGATGGCGGAGGCGAACAGAGCGTTTGCCCATCTGCGGTGGTGAAAGGAAAGCCCATGCTGGAGATTCAGGCGTTGTATGTCCCTCTCGAGAAACTCCGTAACATAGGAATAATGGCCCACATAGACGCCGGTAAGACGACGACGTCTGAACGCATTCTGTACTACACCGGCCGCAAGCACGTGCTTGGTAGTGTGGATGAAGGAACCGCGACCCTCGACTGGATGGAGCAGGAGAAGGAGAGGGGCATAACGATACAGGCGGCGGCAACAACGTGTTTCTGGAAAGGTTACAGGATAAACCTGATTGATACGCCCGGGCATGTGGATTTCACTATAGAGGTTGAACGCTCCCTGATGGTTCTCGACGGTGCCATAGCCATCTTCGATGCAACCGCTGGCGTGGAACCGCAGAGTGAAACTGTCTGGCGGCAGGCAAACAAATACGGAGTTCCGAGAATAGCGTTCATGAACAAGATGGATAAAATAGGTGCCGACTTCGATATGGCTGTCAAAAGTTTGATCGAGAAGCTCCACGCCAAACCACTTCCAATACAGATGCCGATCGGTTCTGAAAAAGAATTCGTTGGGGTCATAGATCTTCTGAGGATGAAAGCTATATACTGGATCAGCGAAGATGGGTCCCAGTACGTGGAAGAAGACATTCCAGGGTACCTTCTGGGTGAAGCTGAAGACAGGCGTGAAGAGATGCTCTCAACGCTCGCCGAAGAGGACGAAGAGATTCTGAACCTTTATCTTGAAGATGAGGAAATACCCATCGAGAAACTGAAAGCAACGATCAGAAGATTGACCATCGCAAACAAGATAGTGCCCGTACTCTGCGGAGCGGCTGCAAGAAACAAGGGGATCCAGCCTCTCCTGGATGCCGTGGTGGATTACCTTCCATCGCCTCTGGACTTACCACCATTGAAAGCCCAGACTGTAGACGGAGAAGAAGTAGAAATAGTACCATCGGAAGAAGCAGGCTTTACGGCGTTGGCTTTCAAGATCCAGGTTGATCCCTACGTTGGCAAATTGACTTATCTACGCGTCTATTCTGGAAGGCTTGAAAAAGGATCGTACGTGTACAATTCAACCAAGAATGTGAAAGAGCGCGTTTCAAGGTTGATGTTCATGCATGCGGACAAGAGGGAAGAAGTGGAGTTTGCGAGACCTGGTGACATAGTCGCTGTGATTGGACTGAAAAGCACGACAACAGGGGATACACTTTGTGACGAGAGTCGTCCGATACTCATAGAGAGGTTCAACTTTCCTGAACCCGTCATATCCGTCGCGATTGAGGCAGCTACCAAGGAAGAAGAAGAAAAAATGGTCCGCGCAGTCACAGCACTGAGCGAAGAAGATCCGACGTTGAAGGTCAGGGTTGACAACGAAACAGGTCAGATTATACTTTCTGGCATGGGTGAGTTACACCTGGAGATCGTGACTGACAGGTTGAAGAGAGAATTCAACGTGAACGTGAGAGTTGGCAAACCCCAGGTTTCTTACAGAGAGACTATCACCAGAGCCGGAATTGGTGAGGGCAAGTACATAAGACAGACGGGTGGTAGAGGGCAGTACGGACATGTCGTGGTCAGGTTCGAGCCCATTCCGTACGAAGCTGGTAAACATTTCGAATTCGTCAACAACATAGTTGGTGGTACAATACCGAAAGAGTACATACCAGCGATAGAACAGGGCATACGCGAAGCCATGGAAATGGGTTATGTGGCCGGTTATCCAATGATCGGAGTAAGGGCCATACTCATTGATGGCTCGTATCATGAAGTAGACTCTTCGGAAATCGCTTTCAAAGTTGCGGCGAGTCTCGCCTTCAAGAATGCCATGAAAGAATGTGAACCTGTCTTGCTGGAACCGGTCATGCGCTTGGAAATAATCACACCCGAAGAGTATCTGGGTTCCATCATAGCCGATTTGAGTTCTCGTAGAGCCAGCGTACACGGTCTCGAGACGAGAGGCAACACCAAGATC includes:
- the rpsG gene encoding 30S ribosomal protein S7, yielding MRRRRAEVRKIPPDPVYNDVLVAKLINKIMWDGKKTVAQKIVYKAFDYIREKTGKDPLEVFQKAVDNVRPVLEVRPRRVGGATYQVPIEVQEPRRTSLALRWIVAAARAKKGRPMYIKLAEELIASYQGTGAAVKKKEDVHKMAEANRAFAHLRW
- the fusA gene encoding elongation factor G, which encodes MLEIQALYVPLEKLRNIGIMAHIDAGKTTTSERILYYTGRKHVLGSVDEGTATLDWMEQEKERGITIQAAATTCFWKGYRINLIDTPGHVDFTIEVERSLMVLDGAIAIFDATAGVEPQSETVWRQANKYGVPRIAFMNKMDKIGADFDMAVKSLIEKLHAKPLPIQMPIGSEKEFVGVIDLLRMKAIYWISEDGSQYVEEDIPGYLLGEAEDRREEMLSTLAEEDEEILNLYLEDEEIPIEKLKATIRRLTIANKIVPVLCGAAARNKGIQPLLDAVVDYLPSPLDLPPLKAQTVDGEEVEIVPSEEAGFTALAFKIQVDPYVGKLTYLRVYSGRLEKGSYVYNSTKNVKERVSRLMFMHADKREEVEFARPGDIVAVIGLKSTTTGDTLCDESRPILIERFNFPEPVISVAIEAATKEEEEKMVRAVTALSEEDPTLKVRVDNETGQIILSGMGELHLEIVTDRLKREFNVNVRVGKPQVSYRETITRAGIGEGKYIRQTGGRGQYGHVVVRFEPIPYEAGKHFEFVNNIVGGTIPKEYIPAIEQGIREAMEMGYVAGYPMIGVRAILIDGSYHEVDSSEIAFKVAASLAFKNAMKECEPVLLEPVMRLEIITPEEYLGSIIADLSSRRASVHGLETRGNTKIIKATAPMSELFGYATVLRSLSQGRAVYTAQFSHYEKIPDRILEKLLKAV
- the rpsL gene encoding 30S ribosomal protein S12 — protein: MPTINQLIRFGRERKVEKSKAPALMGNPQKRGVCIRVTTMTPKKPNSALRKIARVRLSNGVEVTAYIPGIGHNLQEHSVVLVRGGRVKDLPGIRYKIIRGALDAAGVENRRQSRSKYGAKRPKK